One Ahaetulla prasina isolate Xishuangbanna chromosome 1, ASM2864084v1, whole genome shotgun sequence DNA window includes the following coding sequences:
- the EIF2B2 gene encoding translation initiation factor eIF-2B subunit beta isoform X2, with the protein MLVRKRGELMNLIRKEGKRMSAAQPSETTVGNMVRRVLKIIREEYSRLRGRSEESDQQESLHKLLTSGGLSEDFKIYYQPLRANIIDAIRELLLELESTTENISTQALEHIHSNEVIMTIGYSRTVEAFLKEAARKRKFHVIVAECAPFCQGHEMAVSLSKENIETTVMSDAAIFAVMSRVNKVIIGTKTILANGALIAVSGTHTLALAAKHHSTPLIVCAPMFKLTPQFLNEEDSFHKFVSPQEVLPFTEGEILSKVNVYCPVFDYVPPELITLFISNIGGNAPSYIYRLMSELYHPDDREL; encoded by the exons ATGCTGGTGAGGAAGCGGG GAGAGTTAATGAACTTGATTCGTAAGGAAGGTAAGAGAATGAGTGCAGCCCAACCATCTGAGACCACTGTAGGTAACATGGTGAGACGAGTGTTGAAGATAATTCGTGAGGAATATAGCAG ACTCCGAGGACGTAGTGAAGAGAGTGACCAGCAAGAATCTCTGCACAAACTTCTGACCTCAGGAGGTCTCAGTGAAGATTTCAAGATCTACTATCAGCCCCTAAGGGCCAATATTATCGATGCTATTAGAGAGCTGTTACTTGAACTCG AGAGCACTACTGAAAATATTTCCACCCAGGCTTTGGAACACATCCACTCCAACGAGGTGATTATGACTATTGGTTATTCACGCACAGTGGAGGCTTTTCTGAAAGAGGCAGCACGGAAAAGGAAATTCCATGTCATTGTGGCTGAATGTGCACCCTTTTGCCAG GGCCATGAAATGGCTGTCAGTTTGTCTAAAGAGAATATAGAAACCACGGTCATGAGTGATGCAGCCATCTTTGCTGTTATGTCTCGAGTCAACAAG GTTATCATCGGAACAAAAACCATTTTGGCCAATGGGGCATTAATAGCTGTCAGTGGAACTCATACTCTGGCGCTAGCAGCCAAACACCATTCTACTCCTCTCATTGTCTGTGCACCCATGTTCAAACTCACACCACAG TTTCTTAATGAAGAGGATTCATTCCACAAGTTTGTCTCTCCACAGGAAGTACTGCCTTTTACAGAAG GAGAGATTCTATCAAAGGTCAATGTTTATTGTCCAGTTTTTGACTATGTTCCTCCAGAACTTATCACTCTCTTCATTTCAAACATTGGAGGCAACGCTCCTTCTTATATCTATCGTCTTATGAGCGAACTTTATCATCCCGATGATCGTGAACTTTGA
- the EIF2B2 gene encoding translation initiation factor eIF-2B subunit beta isoform X1, whose translation MSVLTTKKESELSGQIEDFVMLLKRGGKLPRSGEVARRTVGLLRKIVANGRWDNAGELMNLIRKEGKRMSAAQPSETTVGNMVRRVLKIIREEYSRLRGRSEESDQQESLHKLLTSGGLSEDFKIYYQPLRANIIDAIRELLLELESTTENISTQALEHIHSNEVIMTIGYSRTVEAFLKEAARKRKFHVIVAECAPFCQGHEMAVSLSKENIETTVMSDAAIFAVMSRVNKVIIGTKTILANGALIAVSGTHTLALAAKHHSTPLIVCAPMFKLTPQFLNEEDSFHKFVSPQEVLPFTEGEILSKVNVYCPVFDYVPPELITLFISNIGGNAPSYIYRLMSELYHPDDREL comes from the exons ATGTCGGTCCTGACCACCAAGAAGGAGTCCGAACTTTCCGGCCAGATCGAAGATTTCGTAATGCTTCTGAAAAGAGGCGGAAAGTTGCCGCGTTCAGGGGAGGTGGCCCGACGGACGGTGGGGCTGCTGCGGAAGATCGTGGCGAACGGGCGCTGGGACAATGCTG GAGAGTTAATGAACTTGATTCGTAAGGAAGGTAAGAGAATGAGTGCAGCCCAACCATCTGAGACCACTGTAGGTAACATGGTGAGACGAGTGTTGAAGATAATTCGTGAGGAATATAGCAG ACTCCGAGGACGTAGTGAAGAGAGTGACCAGCAAGAATCTCTGCACAAACTTCTGACCTCAGGAGGTCTCAGTGAAGATTTCAAGATCTACTATCAGCCCCTAAGGGCCAATATTATCGATGCTATTAGAGAGCTGTTACTTGAACTCG AGAGCACTACTGAAAATATTTCCACCCAGGCTTTGGAACACATCCACTCCAACGAGGTGATTATGACTATTGGTTATTCACGCACAGTGGAGGCTTTTCTGAAAGAGGCAGCACGGAAAAGGAAATTCCATGTCATTGTGGCTGAATGTGCACCCTTTTGCCAG GGCCATGAAATGGCTGTCAGTTTGTCTAAAGAGAATATAGAAACCACGGTCATGAGTGATGCAGCCATCTTTGCTGTTATGTCTCGAGTCAACAAG GTTATCATCGGAACAAAAACCATTTTGGCCAATGGGGCATTAATAGCTGTCAGTGGAACTCATACTCTGGCGCTAGCAGCCAAACACCATTCTACTCCTCTCATTGTCTGTGCACCCATGTTCAAACTCACACCACAG TTTCTTAATGAAGAGGATTCATTCCACAAGTTTGTCTCTCCACAGGAAGTACTGCCTTTTACAGAAG GAGAGATTCTATCAAAGGTCAATGTTTATTGTCCAGTTTTTGACTATGTTCCTCCAGAACTTATCACTCTCTTCATTTCAAACATTGGAGGCAACGCTCCTTCTTATATCTATCGTCTTATGAGCGAACTTTATCATCCCGATGATCGTGAACTTTGA